The Lasioglossum baleicum chromosome 5, iyLasBale1, whole genome shotgun sequence genome segment GTTAATACAGAGAGGAACGGAATTCAGGACACGTGTCGCTGCTACTTATTGGACTCTGCAGATAATCAGATCGAACAAATTCCACAGCAATAGTGCGTGCTTATTCCTAAAATGTAATATCACGACAGCACATTTCTATCCATGAAACATTTCGTTAGTTAAATCACCGAATAATTAATCGCATAAACATATTATGGCAATGTTTTTTTTGGTATATAATATCACATACACTATTCAGAATGATACTTGTATAAAAAATCCTACAGTGATTTCTCGCGAATTTACACGCTACTAGGAAACTTTTACAAAACATATCCTTGTGCAAGTTTTTACAATAACTCTCAGCGTTGATCTTCGTTGATATTAAGTAAAATTGCAGGATACATTTGAAAAGAACTAGATCTTTTTGCGATATGACTCATAAAATATTAAACGTGCGGAGATCTAAACGTCTGCTAAGATCCACGAATACAAAGGCCTCAGCTGATGATTTAAAACCCTATATTCAAGACTGCTGATTCCATCCGTATCGTATCTCTTAGCACCAGTCTCTAAATTCTCGAATCTTGCGTTACTTGGAATTTCTTTTTTGTGGGTTAGCATATAATACTGAGCAATATCAGGACCAAAACGGATCACCTGAAATCCAAAGAAATGTTAATACTTTAGCAATAGTATTTCTTATCTTTTGCTTTAGTACAGGCCTGGGCAACATTAGCTCGTGGAACAGATATGGCTGCTTCTTTCTGCATGAGCCCCACGATGCTGCACCAGCAGGTTATTCACTGCTAATACGTATACATGTACATGCACATAAGACCCTTGCTTGAATAGACAACAACAACATTTAccaatttctttaatttttataatagggACAATTCAGGTACAACTAGAGAATTCGCAGAGCCGGAAGAATGAATTGAAAGTGAGTAACCTGCTTGTGCATCATCATGGAGCTCGTGCCGAAGGAAGAGTCGAAGCAGCCAACGTTGCCCAGGCCTGCTTTAGTAGAACAAGAATCAGTGTACCTGGAAACCTCTGGATTGCAGACGACTGTAAAAATCATCGTCTTCTCCACCCCATCCGTAGAAAACATTCGAGAACCCATTGACTCTTTCGAACTGTTTTCGAGTAAGCGCGATCGCACCTCCGAATAAAGCGGTATAAGGTAAGTTATAACGGAATGTATTCACACTGGAACTCATGTGTCTGGGCATTTTGGTGCAGGCGTAAATGTTATCGGGATTCTGAGGTATCAAATCTATGTCTTGAAAGATGAAGCAATGAAAATCATTCACTTTAGTCGCTTCTGCGTACCCAACGTTGAACAGTTTAGCACGATTGAATTCTCTCATAGGACTTTGCTCTATCACAAATATTCTATAGTCGAGATTTTGAGCTTGCAGAAAAGGATGAATGTAGTTCATGAAAATGGCAAGCTGCGTGTGTCGGTTTCGATAAGGTAGTATAATCGCCACATTGAAAAGAGGATGACAGTTCAGAGGCTTCCATTGTCCCCCAGGTAATATACCTAATCGCCGAGCCATCGTTACAGGATTCTCTCGAGGATGTTCCTCGGGATAAAGTAAATGATTGAAATATCTTCTAGGattaattgtgatcgtgcaggAGTTATCTCTTACTGGATATGATCTCTCCATCTCACTGTAGATATCCTCTGACTTTATGAACGTATAATGCGAAGCAAATCTGGCTGGATTTAAACAGTAGCacagaagaaacatcgcggtaaTGATGTAGGACAATCGTCGAGCGTAATCATAGAGAAACGCGACGAACATCTTCAAAATATTCGTGAAACCTCTCATCCTAACCTCCGTTGTGTCTTCGATTTAGCATTTCAACAACGCGAGACATTTATATTTGAATCGTAGACGAGAAATCATTTAACAGACATCGTTTCGTACAACTTTCTTGCGAGACTGGCTCATTTCACTATCATTTTACGATCGTAAGGTGAAAATGCACTTCATTCGATGCACGCTTTACAGGAAATGACAGTATGACAGGACGACAGTGAGTGTGTGTCAGTGTGTGTTAGGTAGGCTAGTTTCGTTATTGTTCTAATCAGAGCTGTTTAGAATCGTTTATCTTAGCAATTCCCAGAATCGATCTTTTTACACTATTTACCATGCAATTTTGCACGCAAGCTATAGTATTAAATAcaaaaaagtgtaaaatatcTTACGTAATACGGACAACTCTTTCCAATCGCACTTTTCCGATTTCCTCATATGTACTATCAATAAAGAACATAAAGCACTAAATTTGTTCGTTGTTTTATTATTGCAATGTATATGTAATAGGTTATCGACGACTTTACATAGTTTTCAATCGTAAAAACGATTTGATCaatcaaatcaaaaatatcaatcgaTTAATACTCCATTCTAAAGAACTATCGACCCTTTGTACTCGAAGCatttcgaaaatcaagacatttctttcaacccagatcatttttattctatgtaattttGTTTACATTGTGCGTatcgaattgaacctgttttctcatacaacatttgagcttttcacaatttatggaatacagacgaatttaataatattcaaaatgtttcgaaaatggtatggcaatttttactggcgccttaaAGTCacctttcgagtgcaaagggtttcaAGTTACCGTTTACTATACCCGAGTCTCAAAATTCTTATATGTGCGTGATTCCtgtcattttacaattaatctTACCTATAGCTGAGGACCAAGGGAAAAGCCCGCGTCGAATTTTATTGTATTCTTTTCTATTATATGCGCATGCGCGAGGCTGGGCGCGAAATTTCTAGAATTTGAATATGTTCCAGAAATATGATTTGAGATTTTCAACAATTTATGGAGGAAAAAGAACTCTTCAAAGTTAAAGAATTTATATCGGATGGTTCCTTGTGCAGTTTTCTTTATTTAGCTCTTACACTGAATGGCCTGCCTGCAGCCGAAACGTTTGTATTtgataaaaaacaaaaatatctgACGATCACAGAATTGGCGATCCCATTATTTTGGCGGTGCTCCCAAGATATTTTATACCTTTTTTTCTCTATTAAAGCACATTCATCAATGAATCGAAATTAGGTTTTGTTAACTGTTTATCAGCTAATTACTCTAGTTTTGATATATTTAGATGATCGAACACGTCTAACAAATCCTTTGCAAACTGGTCCATCATTGTCCGAGTGTGTTTTGGAGTAGGAGCCAACCTTAATCTTTCCTGACCTTTTGGAACTGTAGGATAATTTATTGCTTGCACATAATGACCTTTCTCCTGTATCAAGAGATCGGCCAACTGAGTGCATAGTAGCGGATCTCCGACCTGATGCAAAATTACAATATGGTGCGCAAATCCaacgataaaaatatatagatatatatcgAGATATTACTGTACATCTGAAGTTTGTAAGATAACTTACTCTTATTGGAATAATATGCGAAGGCGATGGTTCTACCGGAAGACCAGCATCAGTCAAAATGCATTTCATATAAGCTACGTTTTTTTGATGAGTAGCTCTCAACGCTCTCCCTTCCTCGGAAGCTAAAATTTCAACGGCGGCCAAAGCGCCGTATAATACAGTTGGTGGCAGCGACGTCGTGAAAATGAAGCCTGCAGCGTAGCTTCGTACCATATCTATCAATTTCTCCGAGCCGACAACGTAACCACCAACATTGCCGAATGCTTTGCCTAATGTACCAGAAATGATATCCATTTTATGAAGCACCCAATCTCTCTCTCCAATCCCAGCACCCGAATATCCATATAGGCCAACCGCGTGTACTTCGTCGACGAAAGTCAAGGCACCGTATTTATGAGCAACGTCGCACAATTGTTCCAAGGGGCATATATCGCCGGTCATAGAATGTACCGTTTCGAACGCTACAATTTTCGGCACGCTCTTGTCCACTTTGGACAGCAGTTCTTCCAAATGTTCTACGTCGTTGTGTCTGAAAATATGCTTCGGTATCCCGCTATTTCTTATTCCCTGAATCATGGAAGCATGATTGGCAGCATCGGAGAAAATATGGCAGCCCGGTAGAAATTTTGCTAGAGTATACAAAGTGGAATCATTAGCAACAAAACAGGAAGTGAACAATAAGCCAGCCTCTTTCTGATGCAAGGCTGCGAGTCTTTTTTCTAACATTTCATGGCCCATAGAGTTGCCGGATATGTTTCTCGTTCCACCTGCACCTGCTCCGAACTTATCCAGAGCTTCCTGGACAGAACTGGTTACCGCCGGATGTCTAGACATCCCTAAGTAATCGTTGGAACACCAAACGGTAATGGGTTTCGGTACCTTCGAATACTCGATAGCGGTTGGAAAATTCTGTGCCAGTCTGTTCACTTTTTTAAAGACTCTATAAGAATgatctttctttttcttcatgATTTGTTCATGAAAGAATTCTTCGTAAGCGAAGCTTGGCTCTTCTCTCGGTTCGTTAGAAATCTCATTTCTAATGTCTTCAGCGACAGCAGGATTGGCAGTTCTTACACCAACGTGCTCTTTAGCTAGAAAAGGACACTGAGATTCCACATCTTTCTGCACATGCTGCGTCTCCGTGCTTTCTGCTTGAGTTCTAATCAGCTGAGACATAAATGGACAAAGCTGACGATAATTGGTCAACACCGAAGAGCCATAATTATGGACATAGTTGGCGCTCAACCGAGTTAGAAACGGACAAGGCATGCTTCTGGAGTTTCCTGAAACAGATTTTCTCGCTCAATATGTgatgcaatttataattatcCGCCTCtctgattttgataatcttgaaATATATTGCCAGCAACATGATTCTGAATAATTCTTTTGGAGTCCCTCTGTCGCCTTACTTGAACAATAAATTCAACAtcagtttttcgcgaatatcCGTAAAACTGAAGAGGACCAACATCTTTTTACAAAGgagaaagttgttcaaaatgtcgagctgtacaatatatttaaatttcattgaaactggAGAGGAGGACTCTTTCGTAAATAATTACAAGTTGTCAAGTTGTATAAaagttttaatcgattaattaaaTGGACAGGACCAACTAAATAcatatttcgttaatttctgtctcAACGTTAAATCGGAGTTCCCGATGTCGAAAGTATGTCAATACCTCTTACGAGTAAAAGAGAAAGTGAGCACTATAATTGATGATGACACAACGCGAGTCTTTTACCTTTCGCAGCAGCTGATAAATGATGAGTGTTGGTGTACTGGACACACTGGCGAACAAACTGAAAAAATACGTAAGCTTAATTACGTAAATACGTGTCTCGTGGCTGATAGCCAAATGAACTGGATTCAATGACGAGAGAATTAGCGAAATGCAGAATAACAGGCCGTCCTGTCGCTTTGACAGCTGAGTCAGGACTGACTCGGTCGGACTCTGACTGAACACTGAACTGAACCGACTGAACCTGAATCTGAATGTATCTTACGTATCTGCTATCTGCTTCAGTAATTCCCCCTATGGAAGCACTTATCGATTCTCGAGTCACGTGACTCTATTTTCGCTTACCGTTCGTGGCCTATTTTTTATCGTCCCCTTCTTTACCCACGAACTACACGCGTTCAAACAGGAAatgattatcgaaataattgatTTCGCGTAACCCGCACGCATTTAAACCACTCGTAGATCATGATCATTGATAAGAATATTATCTAATCGCTGGGTCATTATGCTACTTTCGAAAACTGAATTTGAATTATTTTACAGTTAATATGACATATATATTTAGTTGTTGAGCTTTTGAATCGCATAAAACTCGATATATGATATCGATTGATATTTGACGTGGACGAGTGACAATGAAGTCGCCACTAGaaatagaatatatttatataactgGTTTGATCGAGTTCGAGATGAATTATCGGTGATCCCGTTAACCATCTGAACGACTGTCAATTAAACTATAAATCGAACCCACTTGTATCAACGTTGTGACTTATGTAAAGGCTTTTTCATAAATCCTTGAACCGACCACCTGTTCGCGCGCGACTATCTTCACTTTGTATTTATGTACTTCGTATTTGCAATAGTCATCGTCTGTCGTGTTCGGATCAATTACTTATTCTGACTTCTATGCTATGAGTCATTTTATTGCTGCAAACATTGCGAGAATTTTATCATTTCATCAGGGCAACTGTCGATGCCCTGAAATTGTAATAgtaaaattgattctcaattattTCCAAAGTACATTCGTGCAGCGCTAATTAATTGAATCTACGACACGCAACGCGATATTCAAGCTACAGAAATGAAATGCAAGTGTCCATATCCGTCCGTAATTAATTTCCACTAAAATGTTCGAAGCTGTAAATGCTATTTCTTgaaatgattaataaagttcaaatggtgaatttttaaaatgatttttacgCTCAAGACTTTTCGCGCGTGTTTCCTGCCGCCTTTCAGCTTCGTCGTTTTCACTCACCATAATATTATCAACTAGAAAAAAATGGATTTCGACCGATGAGTGACTTTAAACTTCAAACGTGTTCGTTGCAAACAACAGCACAGTTTCGGAATGACTAACCAAATGCCGCTCATCGGTTGCGATATTTAATGAAGGCTACTGCTTATGTTAAACCTTTCTACGTTTTTTTTCGCGTTTGTGCAAACTCACGGTCACACTATGTAGAAACAGATGATATACTGACTGTGAATGCGTACCGTTTCGAAAGGAaacataataatttacattACGTTTCATAACAGATACCGTACGCGTATAAATTACGGATTTTCCTGTTTGTTATCACTTTTCCTCGGAAAGATAAAAACGGCCATGACTCTTtagtttttatttcattatacatgaggatactctctctctctggtacatatatatgtatatatatatataaattatttttattttattgtactTTTCTGCTGATGCGGTAGTTAACTTGTTAAACAGATAATCAACCGCTATAATATATGTTGAGACATTTGtacaaattatttgaataaatcgCGATTTACTCGTCAAGTTATTTACCGtataaaaatcgacaaaaacaaGAAATACGGTAAAAAGATACTTGTTGCGCCATCTACGGCGGAACCGCCAAGCTCTTTGATTATTTTCGTCGATAATTGTGAACTAGAGGTCGGCAAAATCCAATCTACGTATTTAGCAAAAATATATATCTTTCCTTACGATTCACAGAGAAACACCGACAAGCATTAGAAATCCTTCCGTCTTTATTTCGAATTCAGCAAAATACAGGAATCAACAGAGTCAGTTTGCTCCGTTTGCCACAGAGGGCATTGCGATTGCTAACGTTGGATGTTGGATAAAGTCACGGATGAAGCCTGATCACAACATTCACAACAGATCTCGCAGCAGTCAATCAAAAACATACGTACCGTTATAAAGTTCCTCGTATCTCTGGTATCTCCTCCCACCAAGGTCAAAAACCAGCGAAATGTGGCTTCTCCTTGCCCGCTTCTGATCTGGAACCTTATCTTCCATTTTGTCTACAGGGTGCGTCTGAAACTACTAACCGTCCGGTTACGTCTAACGGACAAAAAGTGTTCACCACAGAGCCTAAAAATATCGGAAACACTTGAAAAGTTTCCTATCGACGCTTTTCAGTACGCAGGAACATAGATGATCTCAccaagtaaaataaaaaaagaaaacagctAACAGGATGTAGCGAAGGTTGGTCACCGATTTTAGGAACACCCTGTACGATACGTGGCGTTTACAGGACTTACAAGCGCACACGTATTTGGGAAAGGAACAGCCAATCAGGAGGCGACAGCACTGCGCGGGGTACCGTGCACCGCCGACTAACTTCTTGCAAAAGCCACGTCTTAGACGAACTGTGTCTCCCGAAGGAAAGAGCCGGAACCGATTTTGTTTAACAAGCTGCAGCGTGATCCACGATGCTGCCCAAGTACCTTGCCTTTCTTTTCCTGGTGCTGGTCACCGTCTTAGCCGAGGAGAAGGACGTGCTGGAACTAACTGACGAAACCTTCAGCCATGAATTAGATCGGCTCGACAACACGCTTGTTATGTTTTACGCGCCATGGTAAGAAATTTCACGATCATTTCACGTTCTCCAAGCTGCGAGCACCTTCTCCTTTTCGTTATCGAACCTCCGAAATCCTGGTTGTCGCAGAAAACCAGAAATTCGAACGGTTTTTCGGAGTTCCGGTCGTAATGTTCGATGCCGGTTCGTGACACATTACCCAACACGACTTTGTTCCTACTCCTTCCGAGTTACCTTTGGCTTCAATATTGTTATATATAGAtttatacacacatatataatCGTATGAGGCACGTTTCTTATTTCCAAAATTCCTATTTATAGATATATATAAAAGACACGTTTCTGATATCTAAATCTGGATTCCAGAGATTTAACAAGTCGCACTTCTCGAATTTTGGAGACGTATGCGTCACTTTTTAACCGATGaaatatatattgttttattgCTTGAAAGTGAAACCGTGTACTGGATATTGTTGTtttccaaaataaaaaatgaattggAGTCAATACCATTTTTGCTCTGTAATGTtcaaaaaagaaaatgtattattgtattattatacgATTGTATATTACCTTTCTAGGTGCGGTCATTGCAAACGGTTGAAGCCAGAATACGCCAAAGCGGCGGAGCTGTTGTTGGGCAATGATCCTTCGATCACTCTTGCCAAGGTAGATTGTACCGAAAGTGGAAAGGAGACTTGTAACAAGCATTCTGTCAGTGGTTACCCGACACTGAAGATCTTCTCCAAGGGAGACTTTGTTAGTGATTACAATGGACCTAGGGAAGCTGCTGGAATTGCCAAATACATGAAGGTATGTTGAATTAAGTTTTTCCAATTTATCGAAGAATGCAGATAGAAAATATCTATGACTAACACGAATGGAATTTAATCTGTTAGGCACAAGTTGGTCCAGCATCCAAGGAACTGACTGGAGAAGATTGCTTGAAATCGTTCCTGAACTCCGATGAAGTTGGCGTTGTTGGTTTCTTTGAGAAGGAGGACTCTTCCTTGGCACAATCCTTCCATACGGTATCTAAGAAGCTTAGAGAGAAAGTCAGATTCGCTCACACAACCGCGAAATCGCTTATGGAGAAAGAAGGACACAAGTAAATAATCAATTGTTCACGAAATTGTCTAGAAAATAATGAATACGAAATGAACAGTTATTGAATCCAATTTTAGGAACACCGTTGTTCTGTACCGACCAAAGATTCTGCAGAACAAGTTCGAACCGAACACCGTGGAACTTGAGCCCGATACCTCTGTTCAAGACTTCATTACTAAACATTAGTAAGTTTTAAGATCATTTTGCTCGTAGATTTTCTGAGAACTGTTTGTTGCAACGATATCCTTTTATTCCTCAGCTTTGGTATTGCTGGTATTCGCACGAGAGACAACTCCGCAGAATTCAAGAACCCTCTGGTTGTCGCATACTACGCCGTAGACTATGTGAAGAACCCAAAGGGCACGAATTACTGGCGCAACAGAATCATCAAGGTCGCTAAGGACTTCCCGAAACTGAACTTCGCCATTTCGTCGAAAGACGACTTCCAGCACGAATTGAACGACTTCGGTATCGACTTCGTGAAAGGTGACAAGCCCATAGTACTGGCCAGAATCGCGAAGAACCAGAAGTTCGTCATGAAAGATGATTTCTCGGTTGATACGTTCGAAACGTTCTTGAAAGACCTCGAAGCGGACAATCTGGAACCGTATTTGAAGTCCGAAGCGGTTCCCGAAGATAACAGCGGACACGTGAAGGTCGCGGTAGCAAAGAACTTCGACGAGCTTATCACAAACAGCGGCAAAGACACGTTGATCGAATTCTATGCTCCTTGGTGCGGACATTGCAAGAAATTGGCTCCTATTTTCGATGAATTGGGTGAGAAACTCGCGGACGAAGATGTCGATATCGTCAAGTTCGACGCCACTGCTAACGACGTCCCGGCACCTTACGAAGTTGTCGGATTCCCGACACTTTTCTGGGTACCGAAGGATGCCAAAGACAAGCCTGTTAAATACGAGGGTGGAAGAGGAATCGATGATTTCATCAAGTACGTCGCCAAGCACGCGACCGACGAGCTTAAAGCATTTGATCGCAAAGGCAAGCCCGTCAAGCCTAAGAATGAGGAattgtaaattttcttttcgtaaCAAATAACGTGATACGATTGctacatttttatatatatacatataattcagCAGCATCCGAAATCAGATTTCCCTTTGTGAGACTTACGAGTGTGGCGGGAAGAGTGACATTCAATTAAATGTAAGGGCTAAGAATGTTTCTAGTTTTGGAGATAGAGGTTTGAGTGAGAAAGGGAGACGCTCCCTTCTTCCCAGGAATAATTGCGTGTCGCGCTTATTCTACGAAGTATCTGAATGCGAAGTGAAATGTCATTTAGCATCTAGGATCGTCTACATGTATTAACGCaactttataatattatatatcgcgTCAGACTATACAGAACTGATTTAGGATTATCATTGCAATGTTTTCCAGTTTACGTCTAAGAGTCGATATTCATTCCATTCTTTCGCATTTCGACTACGGGTAGGTTTTCTCGGGTTGATGCACATAGTTTTGTTTATACGAAAGAGTACGAataaagatgaaataaaatgttttttatatGAAAAGCTTTTGATGCATTGCAACCGATGATATTCCTtgttaagaaatgattgtacttTCAAAACTCGCCAATCACGCAAACCTTTCAGGAGATGCGTTTTGAAAGAAACAAACGAATTTTGTTCAATAAAATTTGTAAATGACAGTTTACAATACATTTGATATGTTTCGTATAATATTCATTTTACCATATCATGAATTTCCACACGGTTGGCGATTACAATCGTTCTCGCTTATAACGCGCTCGGTCGATTCAGTGAATAGCAATATTACAAATCTCGACAAGTAATTTTTATTGttaattacaatttattattatagcAATCGTAGAGTAAATACCTTCTTATTATATAAAAGCTAATTAAATCGTAGAACGATTTGCCAGAATCCTACAAAATTCACGCTCGAATTCGTTTTTTCTTGATAGTCATAAAAAAGTAACGGTTCTCGTCCCCGATATTGAAGAAAACACTATGTGTGTGAATCGTTAAGTTCTCGCCTTAGGAAGTACCGTAACTTCTTAAGTTAGCTGCACgacatattattatacaaatgtCGCCGTCGTAAGACTATTAATTGTGTACGGGACTATGGAGACTTCGAAGACAACggttttcctttcttttctctTGTTCGGTTCGTATATGTGTAACACACCTTGCCGCTTCAACGTTCAAAATTCCAACGAAACAGGTAGTATGCCCGCTATGTATAATAAATGTTATATGCGCGTGTATTGCTCGCAATGTTATCGTAAATAACAAATAGTCGAAGCAACtcgtacttttattttattgctcTTGCATACCCACGACAAACAAATTCTGTAAAACAAAAAAATCATACGGGCCACTCGTTAAAGGCGTTACAAGATCCTTCTATCCCAAGTATACggttgaaattttatatatacaatcTTAAATCCCATATGGACCAGTACGGGCACTCAAAATAAGAAAGATACATTGTTCTTATCTCTTATTTGTGTTTGCCGCATATATATAAATCATCGTGTTTCTCGATCTTCGTCAAACATAGAAGAACTTGAATAAAACGTTTACGCTTATCATCGGaaactttgtgcatttatagcgaCGCTTAATCTCTGTTATAAAAGGTATCAGCAGCTTGTTCGAGTTCACGTCGCGTGacggtattattaattattcatttttaaaaaatcagtctcACGAACGCTCTTTCTGACGAGAGGATCGAATACGATCATcgcttttatggaaaataataaattatacatGTCAGTTCTATCGGCGATTCTCATAACGTTTCATATCGTATAAAAATGTTATGGTAGAGTcgtttgtacaaatttttaatgatttattTTGCTCGACATCACAATCGCGTTTATTACACCATAAGAGAAAATGGTCCATAGAGGATTCACTGATACAGTTGTAATGAACAGTACAGTTTTcgaaattattataaaagaacATTTTTCGCAAACTCTGCAACGGATCTTTTTGTTATAGATTAAAAAGCTTTCCATTTGATTTGAACGCTATAAAGTAAGTCTTGCTCACCGTTGACTCAACGAAGTTTATTCATGCATCGAAGAGCTGATCAACGATGATCTTTTCTTCGATCCATCCGTTGATCCACGATGAACGAGATCCTCTTCACCGTTGCAAAGTTTGACTGCAAGTTGACGAAGGTGTCTGGTTAAAAGCGTAATTCAACGATAGTACTGCtaactgtttaaaaaaaaaaacgtttgtTGAACACAATTCCACAGTCATTCATTGAATCAATGGCCAGGACTGCATTGCAGCCGTAAATTCAGTAGTTCTTGCAAAAAGCAACGATCTTATGAACCTTacagattatatatatatatgcatatatatatatagctttTTTTTATAGAAGACGTGTAGGTTTGAAAGTGTGtaaaattagtatttataaatacacATGAACGAAAGAGAGAAACGAAAGAATAAGAAATAAAAGGAAGGATAGTATACAGGACGATTCAACAGGCTCGATAATCAATGCTTTACAAGGTAACTTCTTGAAATTGGTAAATCACTCGATATTTTCTTTTCTTGAGGAACACACACATTACTTTTCGATCGAAATGTGTTTTTGGAAAGCAATCGTCGTGTACGTCGCACGACGCTACTATAAAAGCTAACGTGTTCTGTGAGATTTTTGTACTCTAAATGAATAGAGTCATCCAGAAATATTCCTCGATTATCAATTATAATCATTATGTCGGATAAATTTTTTGGATCGAATTTATACCGCGTAACAAAAAACACAAATCGGGACATCGTTTGTATGCATGATTGGATACAAGGGATGTGTTGTcgaaatacataaatataatatagcCGCTGTTATAATCCGTAATGTTAGTGTCATCGtattacaatataataataaaaataattaataataataataattaataataataatacatttaGCCTAGTTGGTATTCTTATAGATCAAAATGATCCGCTGGTCTACTTACgcaattttataattgtaatataatattcgttactttttttttgtttgtttgcttGTTTAAGAAATATCGATAATGCCATAGTTCAGTAAAATAGTGACGTAACAATTGGAATTCTTAACGATTTGTTTTAAATTCTTACATTGCTTTCTATGACTTTGCATTGCATATTATGTTTCTACTCTCCCcgtttcactctctctctctctctctttcactctatcact includes the following:
- the LOC143209088 gene encoding beta-1,4-N-acetylgalactosaminyltransferase bre-4; amino-acid sequence: MRGFTNILKMFVAFLYDYARRLSYIITAMFLLCYCLNPARFASHYTFIKSEDIYSEMERSYPVRDNSCTITINPRRYFNHLLYPEEHPRENPVTMARRLGILPGGQWKPLNCHPLFNVAIILPYRNRHTQLAIFMNYIHPFLQAQNLDYRIFVIEQSPMREFNRAKLFNVGYAEATKVNDFHCFIFQDIDLIPQNPDNIYACTKMPRHMSSSVNTFRYNLPYTALFGGAIALTRKQFERVNGFSNVFYGWGGEDDDFYSRLQSRGFQVIRFGPDIAQYYMLTHKKEIPSNARFENLETGAKRYDTDGISSLEYRVLNHQLRPLYSWILADV
- the Alas gene encoding 5-aminolevulinate synthase isoform X1; protein product: MFVRQCVQYTNTHHLSAAAKGNSRSMPCPFLTRLSANYVHNYGSSVLTNYRQLCPFMSQLIRTQAESTETQHVQKDVESQCPFLAKEHVGVRTANPAVAEDIRNEISNEPREEPSFAYEEFFHEQIMKKKKDHSYRVFKKVNRLAQNFPTAIEYSKVPKPITVWCSNDYLGMSRHPAVTSSVQEALDKFGAGAGGTRNISGNSMGHEMLEKRLAALHQKEAGLLFTSCFVANDSTLYTLAKFLPGCHIFSDAANHASMIQGIRNSGIPKHIFRHNDVEHLEELLSKVDKSVPKIVAFETVHSMTGDICPLEQLCDVAHKYGALTFVDEVHAVGLYGYSGAGIGERDWVLHKMDIISGTLGKAFGNVGGYVVGSEKLIDMVRSYAAGFIFTTSLPPTVLYGALAAVEILASEEGRALRATHQKNVAYMKCILTDAGLPVEPSPSHIIPIRVGDPLLCTQLADLLIQEKGHYVQAINYPTVPKGQERLRLAPTPKHTRTMMDQFAKDLLDVFDHLNISKLE
- the Alas gene encoding 5-aminolevulinate synthase isoform X2 codes for the protein MPCPFLTRLSANYVHNYGSSVLTNYRQLCPFMSQLIRTQAESTETQHVQKDVESQCPFLAKEHVGVRTANPAVAEDIRNEISNEPREEPSFAYEEFFHEQIMKKKKDHSYRVFKKVNRLAQNFPTAIEYSKVPKPITVWCSNDYLGMSRHPAVTSSVQEALDKFGAGAGGTRNISGNSMGHEMLEKRLAALHQKEAGLLFTSCFVANDSTLYTLAKFLPGCHIFSDAANHASMIQGIRNSGIPKHIFRHNDVEHLEELLSKVDKSVPKIVAFETVHSMTGDICPLEQLCDVAHKYGALTFVDEVHAVGLYGYSGAGIGERDWVLHKMDIISGTLGKAFGNVGGYVVGSEKLIDMVRSYAAGFIFTTSLPPTVLYGALAAVEILASEEGRALRATHQKNVAYMKCILTDAGLPVEPSPSHIIPIRVGDPLLCTQLADLLIQEKGHYVQAINYPTVPKGQERLRLAPTPKHTRTMMDQFAKDLLDVFDHLNISKLE
- the Erp60 gene encoding disulfide-isomerase A3, whose product is MLPKYLAFLFLVLVTVLAEEKDVLELTDETFSHELDRLDNTLVMFYAPWCGHCKRLKPEYAKAAELLLGNDPSITLAKVDCTESGKETCNKHSVSGYPTLKIFSKGDFVSDYNGPREAAGIAKYMKAQVGPASKELTGEDCLKSFLNSDEVGVVGFFEKEDSSLAQSFHTVSKKLREKVRFAHTTAKSLMEKEGHKNTVVLYRPKILQNKFEPNTVELEPDTSVQDFITKHYFGIAGIRTRDNSAEFKNPLVVAYYAVDYVKNPKGTNYWRNRIIKVAKDFPKLNFAISSKDDFQHELNDFGIDFVKGDKPIVLARIAKNQKFVMKDDFSVDTFETFLKDLEADNLEPYLKSEAVPEDNSGHVKVAVAKNFDELITNSGKDTLIEFYAPWCGHCKKLAPIFDELGEKLADEDVDIVKFDATANDVPAPYEVVGFPTLFWVPKDAKDKPVKYEGGRGIDDFIKYVAKHATDELKAFDRKGKPVKPKNEEL